GGTGTCAGCCCTAAAAATGATCAACAGCAGATAAAGTAAAAGtgaagtaaaattttatttatatagcacctttcaagataaaaccacaaagtgctttacagaggcaGAAAACAGCACATGAGAGTCGTGTTCCAAGGAAGTATGAAAAAGACCTGACGCGGGACCTgagactagagatggcacgataccacttttttatgtccgataccgatatcataaattttgatatctgccgataccgatatgatatggtgttttttaatcaataaaactgttttttttttatatcttgctgcattttgtataagttcatactcaagtttaaataaacaacaacactaaagctattctgttatacctgtatgcaaaaaatacaacaaaatatttcatagttcagcaaaactgatcaatctaataaacttaaacctgctccatcctccctattctggtattttaaagagtacttagcagaaatattaagcaacctaactaatagggttgcaaactcccagcaaaaaaaatagggaacctccctccacctcatgatgcttactcgacgtaatcaactttaatttgatgcagtgtgaaaaaaatgcacagaaataaattatttttcaagaataattaaatagattcaacatcttttttcaacagaactgcagactgcacagatggttcccaaaggaaaaagtactatagcttactagggtatattagacttatatacagtaatggacttctatacatcagattaaaactttgggtgtaagattcagataattatttattaaaagctcaacattttaaatgagaataagaaagaaaagtatgtctttgtgcccccttttccctgttaatgccctatcggcccccctggctaaactttgctagatgcgcccctgcacagttacagccgtcagctgtagaaaaagatcctggagtagaaagtaatacattctaacaacagctgatcaagcttaaacgtgctgctgttgttcagccgctggtttcctctttctggcgcaaagtgagccaaaaacaaagaagagagacggactcgcgacagaaaagccgatcagctgatcattgatcagtttcatgattgaagtagcagcaggagagagagagaggcagtcgctccatatatcggttgttaagcttaacgtggggctttacaaacattcagagatgaacttgcacacttgctttacttctctctgggatcacgtcctcagagatgaaatgctggtttggtagcgagactacaaatacacacagccgctctatcacgtgaccacactgctccaacgtgctacggttatgagccgagttacgccgtgttgcaagttttgtgaggtgcttttctgatatttaatggatcggattacattttttatttctccccgatatccgatccagtgatttaggtcagtatcagaccgatacgtaatatcggatcggtccatctctacctGAGACGTGCATCTAGCCCTGCAGTTGACCCAATCCACTGACTTTCAAGATCAGTCGAAGTGTTCACACTATATTTTTGCCTCATACACTGCATTTCCATGTATTTTTGCACCTGTTTCCCATTGTGggctggctgtagctcaggtggtcgATCAGCTCACCTACTGCTGGTGGTCTGATCCTAGTCTGCTCCAGTCTACCTGCCAAATATCCATCGTAGTATGAAtgatgtgtgaatgttagttagGACAAAGTGCTTGTGCAAATGGGTGAATGAACAAGTTGTGCTGTGAGTGCTCAgatgagtagaaaagtgctataaaagaacaggttttattatttcctagcaaaatataaagaaatgccccccccccccccccttttttttttttacagccaaAATGGTGATGAAGCAAATATCAGGGTCAAATCAGGACTTAATGAGATGGGTGACATAAACAGCTAGACAACAGACTGTCTATCCACTTAACTTGGAACCTGCCCAGTTTGTATCACAGGTGGTTATTTTAGCTGCCGAGTGTCATCGACTCACTATAGTGTCTGGTGGTCACGTCACTGTGAATCTCTTCCTGTGTGCACTGCCCGTTTCCCCTGCATTCTATTAAATGGTCAGCAGGCGAGCGACTGGTTGCAAAAAGATTAGTAGTTGCACAGGAATCGATGGGAGCCCCCACCCCTCCACCCGTGACTTCAATAAACCTGATGTATTGCTGGACTCTGTCACTAGTTTCAGGGAACAGTGAATATAAGTTTTTATATTCTGGTTATAAATGGAGTCAAAACGGGAGACTGTCAAGGCTTCGTCCATCAGCTGTGACTTGTTGATTAGAAGTTGTTAGCCAATAAGCATGGAGTGTCACTGCTTTCACAGGCAGATGTGCTCCTTCCTCATCAGGTCCACTTTAGAAATACCGAAATGTTGATGGTAAAATGTTCAGCTCGAGCTTTCACAACAGGTGTTCTCAAATCAGCAGGTGACGTCAGCCGGTTACAGAAACATCTTTCACAGGGTGCGTGTTGTGGACCAGTCTGTCTTCCTTTGTGCAGTGACTCTATAAACGACTTTTCTACTGTCGGTTTCTGTCAAAAGAACTTGGActtaaataaaatggaaacacTGCATTGCTTGTCTTGAAACTGCACTCCAAGTCCTTCCTTGGGTGAACTTGCATCTTACTAACGAATACTGCTGTTATCACTACTTTGCTTTTAAGAATGCTTCACGTGTGATGACGCCTTCAGCAAAGAAAGCGCAGGTGTTTTCAATCACTCGTATCACTCATCAAAGGTTAGTGATGTCAGTGACACTGGCTGTGGTGAAAACAGTCAATAATCTGATGTAAAAACTGGCACAACAGCAATTTTCTGGgttttttaatctttcattGGTTAaccactgcaggaaaaaaacaacaacaaaaacaagccaAAGTGCACAACTCCACATTTGTGTTAATTTCAACAGAAAACTtgaaaaatgcacaaaagtTCACCATAGAAAAATAGGCCTTCAGGACGTTGTGGATTTCCTAACTCTGCAAAGTGTTTAAGGCATGAAAGTGCTCACCGTCGATTATATTTTCTCATGAAGAAAGAGAGGAAGTCTGAAATCCGTAAACAAAGACCTGGCAAGAACAAATTTCGTGAGTACGATATTGTAGCAACATGGTGACTTGTTCTTTAGAATAACTGATTCCCTATCAGCTGCTCTCCTCTGCATTCATGCATTTTCACCTTAGCTTTAGTTTGCATGCTGGTATAGGTTTTCCTCTGCAGGCCTGAGTCTGCTGCACaggcagcacacacacaagtaaAAGATGCTTGGCAGTAATTTGGTGGCTGTCACTGGAAACACAGTAATATCGCTGGTCATAGTTGAGGACGCACTTTTGTTTAAATCCCTTGAAGTGGAGACCTGCAGAGCTGGACTGCTtatgagtgaagaagaaaaaacacacactcatgcagTTGTGGCCAGATATGCACATTGTGGTTATGGAGTGCTTTGAAGTTGTATTTTCAGAGTAAGGGCGTTTTCAACAGTCGTGGGTGTTGTTGACACCTCAGGATGTTGTAGCTTGTTGTACATTTTCcgggtgtttttctttttcctcagtTTATTCACAATAACAGTTTCGCCACCACCTTTAGATCTATACAGAGTAACACAAGTCCTCTATCCACCATGATGGAGGACATGTCTTCAACACTAAAAAAGGAGAAGTTGTGTTAGTCTCGCAGGGGGACAGCACAGAAATGATGTAGTTAATTACAGTACACACAATGTAGGTCAAATATATATGCATGGGCGACCTTGTCTCGCCGTTTGTTAAAGAAACCGTGCAAACTGGAATAATTCATGCAGACGCAGGCGACTGCGAGAATGAAAAGAGATATCTGCTTATAAGAATAATTGGGCGCCAGTATGATTGGTATCATTTGACTTTTTTTGGCAGCACAATTACAGCCTGCTTGGCTCTGGAGCATTAAATGTACAACAACAGCTCTTTGAAAACGTCACTCGTGTTCGGCCACGAGCTCTGGTTTTGCTCATATCTGAAATTTGGTTTCTTAATTCTGGGGTCTGCCTCTGCTTTCTGCTTCTTGCAGGGCGtctcttgtgtttgtgtgtttatggtttgaaaatggtCACAGCTTCAGCAGTAATGTCTGCCTCGTGGCATGTGGTTGGGGGCCCACTGGTGCATGGTAGGGGGTTTGCTGAAGACAAGGGTTTCATGCGTGGTGGCTATGTGTGAACAATGCAAGTGCGGCCTGCACACCCAAGCCAACAGCCCCAGCTGCAAGAGAAGATATATAGTATGAAACCTCACTATCTACAGGGAGGGGCACCTGAGTTCCTGTTTTTCTCTTGTATTTTCCCttttattttacttacttaTATTTGAGAAAAGAAATTGTCATAACTCAGCAAGAGGCCAGTGCAAGTGGGTCTTTCCCCATATCCTTATTGCATAGCAAAAATTTACAACTAGTTTACAACTGGCACGGGTTTTGAAACCGTCTTTCCCGTTACAGGCCATAGAGCGACTTAAGCAATAGATTTGATTGGCAGTAGCGGTAACAATGTGCGACGTCCTGGGAAACAATAAATAAGAAGGTTAATAAACCAGAAAAAAATGTTGGAGACGAGTAAATGATCACTTGTTTTTTCTCATTACACAGTGATGGAACATGTGCAGCCTCTCTGTTatgcatgtgtgaatgtgtgtgtgaatgtgtgtgtgtgtgtgtgtgtgtgtgtgtgtgtgtgtgtgtgtgtgtgtgtgtgtgtgtgtgtgtgttgggtgtGTCGGGCTTACTTCCCCATGTAAGTAAGACTGTACTGCAAAAAACTCTTTAGTCAGCGACAGCAGCTGCACTATCACACACTCAGCATCACCAAGAACGGCCAGAGGTAAGCACTCACCACTGCACCTTCACCTCACTGCAGCTCTGCAGTGAAGTCAAATTCAAATCGAATCAAATTTATATtataacaggaaaaaaaaatcaatttacaCCCATAACTTTTAAACATTAATTCCAATTAAACGCCAGTCAATTCATTAATTATAACATTTGCTATAAAGATTAAACTTGGtgtaaaatgttcaaatatatattttttccactCAGATATTATTGAATACAATTTCAACACAACGGCAAAGCTGCATTTCTTCAAATATTTTTGAATATattcacatatatatatatataaagaaaaaaaactttttttttgttggtaattatttattataatttcGCTAATTTTAAACGTGGGAATTTTAAGCAATTATTGTTTTGCATTCTTGATAAGAAAAACCATGTTTTTCCTTCATGTGGTGATTTAAATGCCCCCATTTCTCACTCATCCTGTGTTAACCGCAGATAGGTGGAGACTGTAGCGTTCGGGAGACATTTAAATGAGGCCTTTTAAACTGACTGAAACTTTGCAATGAAGCGTCTCAGAGTGCAGTACTGAGAGTGAGGGAAATTTCGTTCATGGCTTTGATTTTCATACAGAAATCActattgtttctttgttttcttctgcttttattCTCAGGTGTTTGTTGCTCACAGGCAGCGAGCTCCAGTGGTTAGAGTGCGCCCATAGCCTGTTTATTCACAGGAGTTTCGCACTAATTCCCGTGCAGCTCGGTTCAGCCTGTTCTCACCCAAAACCTTCATCCGACCGGCCGGCTCAGTTTTCCCATCATGTGTGCCTTGGCCTCCCTCACGTCCCCTTCCTCCTGCCCTCACATGTACAACATCCCCACCTACCAGAGCAACAGCACGGCACCAAATGCCACCAGCGCTGCAACTGGGATCAACCACGTGATCCTGAGGCATTACAACTACACCGGCCGTCTGCAGAACAGGACCATCGCGAACTCCCAGAACCAGATCAGTGCCTCCGTGGCCGTCTTACTGTTCTTCAGCATTATCATCATCCTGGAGAATCTCCTGGTGCTGGTGGCCGTCATCTCCCGCATCCGCCGCAGCCGTCGTTGGGTATATGTTTGCATTGCCAACATCACACTCAGCGATCTCCTCACCGGAGCCGCTTACCTGGTGAACATCTGCTTGTCTGGCAGCCAGACCTTTCGCCTGACGCCTGCTCTGTGGCTCTTCAGAGAGGGCATGCTGTTTGTGGCCCTGGCAGCCTCCATATTCAGTTTGCTGCTGATTGCTGTGGAGCGTTACACCACTATGATGAAGCCACTTCCCCAGAAGTCAACCAGAAAGACCTACTATCGAATCTATGGCTTGGTGGCGCTTTGTTGGGGTTTGGCGCTGGTTATTGGCTTTCTCCCCTTGCTGGGCTGGAACTGTGTGTGCAGCCTGGATGGATGCTCCACCCTGCTTCCTCTCTACTCCAAGACttacatctttttttctctcattatttttttcctcatccTTCTGGCTATCGGTGTGCTGTATGGTGCCATCTACTGCCACGTGCACAAGAGTGCTCAGCTAGCGCCCCAGCGCAGTCGGAAGCGCTCCTTAGCTCTGCTGAAGACTGTTATCACCATTGTCGGGGTCTTTATGCTCTGCTGGGGGCCGCTCTTCATGCTGTTACTGGTAGATTTCTTCTGTGTCTCCCGCCAGTGCGCACTGCTGTTCAGCGCTGAATTTTGCATCTCCCTGGCCGTCTTCAACTCGGGCCTGAACCCCATCATCTACGCCCTGGGCAGCAGCGAGATGAGAAAAGCCATCGCtgagctgctctgctgctgctgcctgagGGTTGGCTTCTGCCACCCAGACACATTCACATCAAAGGAGACCAGCAGCACCTCAGAGAGCAGGAGGGACAGTCTGAGGAACAGTTTTAATAAGGTCAGGAACCTGAGTGTGGCCTCCCCGCCATCCACCCCAAGCAAAACTCGCAGGGCACCTAGAAAATATAGGCTGAGCACCACCACCAGCTGCCTGTCAGTTTCAAGTGGTTAAACCACAACGTTCCCCTCCCAAGTAAACCAACCTGTGTGCACTGATACACATCTAACCGTTTCCTCACAGTTTTGGTTTGAATGTTCACTGCTTCATGAAATGCACATGCACTGCTGACTAAACGCTCCAGTAATATCCTCAAAATATTCCAGTTTGCAACAATGTTAcaagaaattttattttttttgcataacaATGCATTCTTTTGTAACTGTAAATGATATTTTACATTCACCGTACTTTTCTATTATTGCACTTATTGTTTATGTgaatataaaatatgtatgtttaagttgttttttgtacttcttctgtgtaagaaatataaataaagtttattttgcttTATCCATGCGTGCCTGCTCTTTTCAGTAGGATAGTACCTCTGCTTACCTCTGGAGGGAGGCACCTCATCAGAGCTTTGACCCCCTCCTGCAAATGATCAGATGATTCAGTATCACTTAAACCTTCATAGACTGAAAGCGGACATTATACAGACCTTAATATCAATTCTAGATTTACTAAATATACCAAATATACAAATTCCAGCTCgtttaaatgattattttagTCTGCCTAAAGAAGGCTTAATCTGTATTCTGCAGGCATGTCGCTGTACATGTAATGCTTCTTTCTGTAGTTTCAAAAGCTTTTCCTAACAGGCTTTTCAAGAGGCCATTTCCAGCCTGCTCGCCATTTCCTGCGTTTCTGACAGGATGACTGATTGGAGTTCAGTGGAGGAGGTGAGGGCTGGGACTGCAGCCCCAAGGGCATACGCAGCCAGGGCTAATTGATAAATTCATTATGACTGTCTGGCAGCACGAGGAGATAAGGTTCAGCAGATAGTATGTACCCTTAAATTATACAGgctactgtactgtactgtatttCTCCTGCTGACGCACACTGATCTGAGATGGAGGAAAGTATTTTtacaaatcaaaagtagtcgTCTGCCGTCCTGCAAAGGCGCAGCATGCCAGCAAgtgctttatttgtttttacaaaaGAATCAGTGCAATCACTCCAAGCGACAGGGGGTTTCTCACTAGCTGTAAAACTCAAAGCGATCTGTGGTTCAAAAGATTTGGAAGTTCCCACTCTTAATATAAGATCATGGTTAATTCTCTCAGGTTTTTGAAGTATATCCTAAAAGAAAGACCTGTTTACATGATAAGTCCTCTTAAAGTTAATGACCAGGAAAGAAGCATCTCCAGTTATTATTTATCAAGCAATTCTCTGCTAATCGTTTGAAGGCTGGTGTTGTTTGAGCAGGCACAGACTACATGCAGTCATCACGCTGTGACTCAACTGTTGCACGAAAATGACATTCTTGGTGCAGCTGGGAAGCATGTCCCGTCTGCCTGCAACGCTAAAACGaaaattgcatttaaaaaacCTCTTTAAAAATGGAACGGGTACAGCGTTAGAAAGTGAACGACTTATTGAAACAGTAGGAACGATGGATTATTACAAATTACTGCAAGTGGATTGGTGCACTGATAAGAGCCAGTGTGGTAAGTGAGTCACAAACCCGTGTTGGCGATAAAAAAAAGATTAGGCAAGATGGCAAATAGGCTTAATCCCTTTCCTAGAATTTCCAAGCTAGATTTTGCAGACATTAAATGCCTCAAAGTGTCCCCGTAGGCCAGAGCAATAAAGCCTTATACCCCGAGAGTTAGCCTCAGTTCCATTAGGCTCCCCAGGAAGTGTGTTTAAAAGCTCAAACATGATACTGGGATTTTCTGTCTATTGTCTAATAATGACCTGAAGTAGTTACTGCACCAGCACACGGTCTTTCAAAGACATTTCATGCTGGGTGATATTAGGCCGATCAGGAGTTATTGCCTCGTCTTTCTTTGTTTCACACACCTGGCACGACTTCCTGAAGTTAAAAACATTTGCTTATCGATAACGATTTCAGAGATGTTCCAGGCTCCTGGCAGTCTGTCATGCAGGCATTCCCGTTCATGACATCTGAAAGCTGCACGGGCTCGTCAGCGTCGACTGGAAATGTAGTGGTGAAGGTGAGGAAGGAAGAATCCTGCTTTCGCCCACGCAGAGCTTGAGGTGATTGTGTTGTGGCAAAATATGCAggaagcatgcacacacacacacacacgctcattATTCAGCGTTAAATCAATGTAAAATGACCAATAATGACATGTAGTCGTGCACATAAAAGATGCACGTGCACACGCTCAAGGTTAAACATGCACAGATACCCTAAGCTCTCTcgtctgctttgtttttgtggctGGGGAACCGAGCAAGTTATAgctagttgtgtgtgtgtgtctgtgtgattcCCCCCTCTTCATGAAATCCTGCATCTCTGCCGTTAAGTGCAGGGGATAAAACTCCCTCATCCTTGGTCCTGGCATGGCTCCAGGTCTGGCTGCCTGATGAAAAAGCAACAGCAAATTCCAGGCTTTATTAGCTCGAGCCTGAGAGACATTTGTTGTATCATTTCTGTAACGTGTCACGGGCTGATCACCAATCCATGCTGCTGCTCTCTCGTTCTCCTCTTACAACAACAAGGCCTTTTCACTCTTCTAAATGAGGTACGATGGGTTAATGACGGTTGCGTGCAGACGTGGCTATGCCCTCAATAATTACCTTGCTGGCTTTGCCTCCAGGTGTTCAGCAGACAGCTAATGATGTACTGTCTGAGGAGAGGGGAAGGCAGCGGGTGAGGCAAAAAAGCTACACGGGGGAGCTTGTGATTGGTTGCTATCAGCACTGCGACAACTCGGTGGCACATGTGGTGCAGAAGGACTGGGTGTAAGAAGAgcccagaaaagaaaagaaaaacaggaactcACTCGGGATGTGCTCGTAAAGACAATCCTGCTACATGTCCGTACAGCCGTACTGCTGAAGGGAAATGACACCGTTTTATAAACTGTCTTTCATTTTCAGCCTTGACGTCATTTCTGTGACACGTTTCTAGTTTCCTTGCAGAGATGCGTGGCTGACTAATACAGAAATCAATATCAAGGAATACTCCACCCAAAGGCCCGTCTTCTGAAAGTGAGTCACAGGTCATATATAGAATTCAAGGGTGGATCTAAGAAGTGTGCAGCATGCTCCACTAGGTCAGCGCTTTTTAAGATACGTTGCAGATCAGTCCAGTTTCATATTATCCAAAATATCTTTATCGACTCTTAAACCAGTCCTGCATTTTTGCccaaatatgatgaaatgcaCAGTTCATGCATTCTGCCCCAGCAAGACAAAGTTTGGAGTTTAGTTCAGTCCTGAAAAACAGCAGCATACACTATCGGCCAATGACATGGCAGCAAGTCCAtgccaaacaaataaaaacaaataatgataataataataaataaaaataaactggtGGAGTGGTGCAGCTTTTGAGGGGAGGAAATGTGGATgttactgttatttttatttcacaaaagGACACGAGCACGatggtaaagtgcaaactgcaCCCAGGACAGAAATAACTGCATTATACAGTGAATGCAactctttgcaagcatctgttctgacagcatgctaacgctaagctagtgATGATAGAGCTGCGTGCATGCTGGCCCAGGTAACAAAGGCAAGGATCCATGTCTGTAGCAACACTTCTGGACCCCTTTAGTATCAGCTGAGCATGGTTTAAATGTCACAGCCTTCCTGTGTAACTTTGCTGGTGTTCACCTgtttagaattagaattagaattcaactttattgtcattgcacatgcacaggtacagggcaacgaaatgcagtttgcatgcatccagaagtgctttagtgatatagatatattacaatatatattagcaatagtatagatatgtaagatATGTTTACCTGCTTCCTGCAGGACAACACACCATgtgactggtttcttgaacatgacgatGAGTTCACCGTCCTCAAACGCATGCAAGGTGCACCTAATAGAGTGATCAGTGAGTGTGACTGAAACAGAGGTGGTCTTTGTGTTCGTGCGACGAACCCAATCTGTACATGAAGTCAGAGTTTAGGTTCACATTCTGCACCGTCCGGTTTCTCTCTGTCGTCC
The window above is part of the Maylandia zebra isolate NMK-2024a linkage group LG23, Mzebra_GT3a, whole genome shotgun sequence genome. Proteins encoded here:
- the s1pr4 gene encoding sphingosine 1-phosphate receptor 4 — translated: MCALASLTSPSSCPHMYNIPTYQSNSTAPNATSAATGINHVILRHYNYTGRLQNRTIANSQNQISASVAVLLFFSIIIILENLLVLVAVISRIRRSRRWVYVCIANITLSDLLTGAAYLVNICLSGSQTFRLTPALWLFREGMLFVALAASIFSLLLIAVERYTTMMKPLPQKSTRKTYYRIYGLVALCWGLALVIGFLPLLGWNCVCSLDGCSTLLPLYSKTYIFFSLIIFFLILLAIGVLYGAIYCHVHKSAQLAPQRSRKRSLALLKTVITIVGVFMLCWGPLFMLLLVDFFCVSRQCALLFSAEFCISLAVFNSGLNPIIYALGSSEMRKAIAELLCCCCLRVGFCHPDTFTSKETSSTSESRRDSLRNSFNKVRNLSVASPPSTPSKTRRAPRKYRLSTTTSCLSVSSG